From Paenibacillus sp. V4I7, one genomic window encodes:
- a CDS encoding heme A synthase, whose protein sequence is MQKLIQRLANLSAIGMFLILAMGALVTKADAGRGCGDEWPLCHGKFIPAHTISSLIEYSHRLVVGIVTLILVATFILVFRYVKRKDAKFFISATVFMTLIQAAMGAMAVVWPQSSLVLALHFGLSLLAFAFSLLLAIVFTPWGQFQRDTAIRSSFKALVWITTIYSYVVVYLGAFVRHTVSSGGCSGWPLCNREVVPELSGATGIVFTHRVAALLLFICILFLYLQAKRYYHGSDKLRFGSKWALILVFLQVISGAVVTWSMGNEVAYLFTGMIHAVIVSCMFGFLCYLCVLTLYDRKA, encoded by the coding sequence ATGCAAAAATTGATTCAAAGATTAGCGAATCTTTCGGCCATTGGCATGTTTCTTATTCTTGCAATGGGTGCCTTAGTTACGAAGGCTGACGCAGGTAGAGGCTGCGGAGATGAGTGGCCGCTGTGTCATGGGAAATTCATCCCGGCACATACGATTTCATCGCTTATTGAGTACAGCCATCGATTAGTTGTCGGCATTGTGACGTTAATCCTGGTTGCTACATTCATCCTCGTATTTCGTTATGTGAAACGTAAAGATGCCAAATTTTTCATCTCTGCTACGGTATTTATGACGCTAATTCAAGCAGCTATGGGTGCTATGGCTGTCGTATGGCCCCAATCTTCACTCGTTTTGGCCTTACATTTCGGATTATCCCTACTGGCCTTTGCTTTTTCTTTGCTATTAGCCATTGTATTTACGCCATGGGGGCAATTCCAACGTGATACGGCCATTCGCAGCAGTTTTAAAGCCCTTGTATGGATAACGACGATTTACAGCTATGTGGTTGTTTATCTGGGGGCATTTGTCCGTCACACCGTTTCATCAGGTGGATGTTCGGGATGGCCTTTATGTAATAGGGAAGTAGTCCCTGAACTAAGCGGGGCAACGGGTATTGTCTTTACCCACCGTGTAGCGGCATTACTGCTTTTTATATGTATTTTATTTCTTTATTTGCAAGCCAAACGCTATTATCATGGCTCAGACAAGCTGAGGTTTGGCAGCAAATGGGCGCTAATTTTAGTGTTTCTTCAAGTGATTAGCGGTGCCGTTGTGACCTGGTCAATGGGGAATGAAGTCGCCTATTTATTTACTGGCATGATTCATGCGGTTATTGTTTCTTGCATGTTTGGATTCTTATGTTATCTATGCGTACTTACGCTATACGACCGCAAAGCTTAA
- a CDS encoding general stress protein has translation MGKHIIGVFNSEEEAIRVINQLKAEGYRADDISVIGRNNEGLSQIEDETESKAEEGLATGAAAGGVLGGVTGLLLGIGALAIPGVGPIIAAGPIVATLTGAAIGAGAGGLVGSLIGLGIPENEAKDYDNYVKDGKILVLVESDSTRDHKAYETFSKNQSLNANTYSPEYGYRS, from the coding sequence ATGGGTAAGCACATTATTGGAGTATTCAATTCGGAAGAAGAAGCCATTCGCGTGATTAACCAACTCAAAGCAGAAGGCTACAGAGCAGATGATATCTCAGTTATCGGCAGGAATAACGAGGGTTTAAGTCAAATCGAGGATGAAACAGAATCCAAAGCAGAAGAAGGACTAGCAACCGGTGCTGCTGCTGGCGGTGTACTGGGTGGTGTTACAGGACTACTGCTGGGTATTGGTGCACTTGCCATTCCAGGCGTTGGCCCCATCATAGCCGCTGGCCCCATTGTCGCGACTTTAACCGGCGCAGCCATTGGTGCAGGTGCAGGCGGGCTTGTAGGTAGTTTGATCGGCTTAGGTATACCCGAGAACGAGGCCAAAGATTATGACAATTACGTTAAGGATGGTAAAATCCTGGTCCTTGTCGAATCAGATTCGACCCGCGATCATAAGGCTTATGAAACATTTAGCAAGAACCAATCGTTGAATGCTAATACCTATAGTCCTGAGTATGGCTATCGCTCATAA
- a CDS encoding DMT family transporter translates to MNADRLRFFYPHAGFVLVYILWGINLASLKIGGREWDSLVFNGLRFASMIPMLWVYTYFYYRSRSLKMQIAGKDLLLICGLGILNAIGMEALLQYALQFSNSANGAVLGRGFMPVITVLFAVIAGQVRLTWRILIGIPLALCSVIIIVSGGVDGFHLGGETFRGDILLVMRSFMGAIYLIGMNRLVLRYPLPLLISLEMTAGALSLLPFVLLRADAAYYAAISSTGWISLIYTSLLATALGFSLHNWSLAKLGPFKSSAYGYLLPVTAAIAGYIFLHESISLYQCLGGVGVLAAMYLVQRDRSQKAKQTLLSEQTAKL, encoded by the coding sequence ATGAATGCGGATCGGCTCCGTTTCTTTTATCCACATGCCGGGTTTGTTCTGGTGTATATCCTTTGGGGCATTAATTTAGCCTCTCTAAAAATTGGGGGAAGAGAATGGGATTCCCTTGTTTTTAACGGGTTACGCTTCGCGAGTATGATTCCGATGCTGTGGGTCTATACTTACTTTTATTATCGATCGCGTTCGCTGAAGATGCAGATTGCAGGTAAAGATCTCCTTCTTATATGTGGGTTAGGCATTCTCAATGCTATTGGCATGGAAGCCCTTCTGCAGTATGCCTTGCAGTTTTCTAACTCCGCGAATGGCGCTGTACTAGGGCGCGGCTTCATGCCCGTCATAACGGTTCTGTTCGCTGTAATAGCCGGTCAAGTAAGGCTCACATGGCGTATCCTTATAGGAATTCCATTAGCTTTATGTAGTGTAATCATCATTGTCTCAGGTGGGGTTGATGGATTCCATCTTGGAGGAGAGACGTTTAGAGGAGATATCCTATTAGTAATGCGAAGTTTTATGGGAGCCATTTATCTCATCGGTATGAATCGACTTGTATTGCGCTATCCGCTGCCGCTGCTGATCTCGCTCGAAATGACAGCAGGGGCGCTTTCGTTATTGCCCTTCGTACTCTTGCGTGCGGACGCCGCCTATTATGCGGCTATCTCTTCGACAGGATGGATCAGCTTAATTTATACCTCCTTGTTGGCTACTGCCCTAGGATTTTCTTTACACAACTGGAGCTTAGCTAAGCTAGGGCCGTTCAAATCCTCTGCTTATGGGTACTTACTTCCTGTAACAGCAGCTATTGCAGGCTACATCTTTTTGCATGAGTCAATTTCTCTGTATCAATGTTTAGGTGGTGTTGGTGTTTTGGCAGCTATGTATTTGGTACAGCGGGATCGTTCACAGAAGGCGAAACAGACCCTGCTAAGCGAACAAACAGCAAAGCTATAA
- a CDS encoding thioredoxin family protein, translating into MIKVSNEQAFQEQISQSTLTIAVFKASWCKDCHYIEPFMPAVEQAYAGRITFIELDRDEVPDLCEQLNILGIPSFIAFRGGQELVRFVSKLRKTREEIEEFLNRAIEVSDALKS; encoded by the coding sequence ATGATTAAAGTATCCAATGAACAAGCTTTTCAGGAACAAATCTCGCAGTCCACGTTGACCATTGCTGTATTCAAAGCAAGTTGGTGCAAAGACTGCCACTATATCGAACCCTTCATGCCAGCAGTGGAACAAGCTTATGCTGGGCGTATCACGTTCATCGAGTTAGACCGCGACGAAGTACCTGATCTATGTGAGCAATTGAACATCCTTGGTATACCAAGCTTTATTGCTTTCCGTGGAGGCCAAGAGCTGGTTCGTTTCGTCAGTAAACTACGCAAAACACGCGAAGAAATTGAAGAGTTCCTAAACCGCGCTATCGAAGTGTCCGATGCACTAAAGTCGTAA
- a CDS encoding SDR family oxidoreductase yields the protein MELRGRTVLITGSAKGLGKMTAITLAQRGCQVAVNYVNSEKEAAELVLQLEDLGVRSVAVQGDVAKREDIIRMVDQTTSTLGPIDILVNNAGPFFRERRFFADYNIDEIEYLMRGNLLGVMELDHLVLPMMRERRWGRIIHFGFGKAAEARGWTHRAVYAAAKVGLVSFTKTLAEEEASHGITVNMICPGDIRGKNKERTMQEARLEIDGETPVGRPGTGEDVARVIDFLCLPASDFITGNIMDISGGLDPIQPLPVLNQRKN from the coding sequence ATGGAATTAAGAGGCCGAACGGTTCTTATTACAGGCAGCGCCAAGGGCTTGGGCAAAATGACCGCGATCACCCTAGCACAGCGCGGTTGCCAGGTAGCTGTCAATTATGTTAATAGTGAAAAAGAAGCCGCTGAGCTCGTCCTTCAATTGGAAGATCTGGGGGTTCGCAGCGTGGCCGTTCAAGGCGATGTCGCCAAACGAGAAGATATTATACGTATGGTGGATCAAACAACATCTACACTCGGTCCGATTGATATTCTCGTGAATAATGCTGGACCTTTCTTCAGAGAGCGGCGCTTTTTCGCTGATTATAACATTGATGAGATTGAATATCTGATGCGCGGCAATTTGCTCGGTGTTATGGAGCTCGATCATTTGGTTCTGCCTATGATGAGAGAGAGACGCTGGGGACGAATTATCCACTTTGGATTCGGCAAGGCGGCTGAAGCTAGGGGTTGGACCCATCGCGCCGTATACGCCGCGGCTAAGGTAGGCTTAGTTTCCTTCACGAAGACATTGGCTGAAGAAGAAGCGAGTCATGGGATCACAGTCAATATGATATGCCCTGGCGATATTCGAGGTAAGAACAAAGAACGGACGATGCAAGAAGCGCGTCTGGAGATTGATGGGGAAACACCGGTAGGGAGACCCGGGACTGGCGAAGATGTAGCTAGAGTCATTGATTTCCTATGTTTACCTGCATCTGATTTCATAACTGGAAATATCATGGATATTTCTGGGGGTCTAGATCCGATCCAACCATTACCGGTGCTTAATCAGCGGAAAAACTAG
- a CDS encoding UbiD family decarboxylase: MVPTNLRAFLDILRRENQLIEISAPVDPNLELAEIHRRVIDEQGLALLFTNVKGSSFPVVSNLFGTTRRVDLAFGPKPEQFMKAVINATSTLMPPTPQALWGERALIMDLLKVGTKKVQQNQAPILGGLKQDNPLAGLPVLTSWQEDGGPFVTLPLVYTEHPDGGHHNLGMYRMQVYDDFTTGMHWQIHKGGGFHYHEAEKRNKPLPVTVFLGGPPALIASAIAPVPEHLPELMLASLILGQKLPMVENPHGGHRLVAEAEFAICGSVPPHTRRPEGPFGDHFGYYSLIHDFPVFNVNHVWHRKDAIYPATIVGKPRQEDYFLGEFLQRLLEPAFPMAMPGVKDLWTYAETGFHPLAAAVVRESYSREALGTAFRILGEGQLSLTKFLIVTDKPTVLANFTELLETVLERFDPGRDLFIFNKTSHDTLDYTGGQLNHGSKAVLLGTGDPVRELPRAYTAGELPEIHDIAVYCGGCLLVSGASYAAEPELPQRLLANAASRLTEWPLVILVDDASGIANDQTKFLWTVFTRFNPASDMYAQSSVNRHHIAYEVPIVIDARMKPGYPDELFPREDIVELVDRRWKEYFA, from the coding sequence ATGGTACCAACGAATTTACGAGCTTTTCTTGACATTTTACGCCGCGAAAATCAACTGATTGAAATCTCCGCTCCAGTAGACCCAAATTTAGAACTCGCCGAGATTCATCGCAGAGTCATCGACGAGCAGGGCCTAGCTTTGCTGTTCACAAATGTCAAAGGAAGTTCATTCCCGGTCGTCTCGAATTTGTTCGGGACAACAAGACGCGTTGATCTTGCTTTCGGTCCCAAACCGGAACAATTCATGAAAGCGGTTATTAACGCTACAAGTACGTTAATGCCCCCAACGCCGCAAGCGCTCTGGGGTGAACGGGCCCTCATTATGGACCTGCTGAAGGTTGGAACGAAGAAAGTACAGCAGAACCAAGCGCCGATTCTTGGCGGCTTGAAGCAGGACAACCCACTCGCAGGACTGCCTGTCCTGACGAGCTGGCAAGAAGACGGCGGTCCGTTCGTCACACTGCCGCTCGTCTACACCGAGCATCCGGACGGAGGTCATCATAACCTCGGCATGTACCGCATGCAGGTTTATGATGACTTCACTACCGGGATGCACTGGCAAATACATAAAGGCGGCGGCTTCCACTACCACGAAGCCGAGAAACGTAACAAGCCGCTGCCCGTTACCGTGTTTCTGGGCGGCCCGCCTGCGCTCATCGCCTCTGCGATTGCGCCAGTGCCCGAGCACCTGCCCGAGCTGATGCTCGCTTCGCTTATCCTCGGGCAGAAGCTCCCCATGGTGGAGAACCCTCATGGGGGGCACCGCCTCGTGGCCGAGGCGGAGTTCGCGATATGCGGAAGCGTTCCGCCGCATACGAGACGTCCCGAAGGGCCATTCGGCGACCACTTCGGGTATTACTCACTCATCCATGATTTCCCGGTTTTCAACGTGAATCATGTATGGCACCGCAAAGACGCGATCTATCCGGCGACGATCGTGGGTAAACCGCGCCAAGAGGATTACTTCCTTGGCGAATTCTTGCAAAGATTGCTCGAGCCCGCGTTTCCGATGGCGATGCCGGGGGTTAAAGACCTCTGGACGTATGCAGAGACCGGGTTCCACCCGCTCGCAGCTGCCGTCGTCCGTGAAAGCTATAGCCGTGAGGCGCTTGGCACGGCATTCCGCATTCTAGGTGAGGGTCAGCTGTCACTCACCAAGTTCTTGATCGTCACGGATAAGCCGACGGTCCTAGCCAACTTCACAGAGCTGCTTGAAACTGTGCTGGAGCGTTTTGATCCGGGTCGTGACCTATTCATCTTCAACAAAACATCGCATGATACGCTTGATTATACAGGTGGCCAGCTTAATCACGGCAGCAAAGCAGTCCTTCTCGGTACAGGCGACCCTGTACGCGAGCTGCCAAGAGCCTACACCGCCGGAGAGCTGCCTGAGATCCATGACATTGCCGTTTACTGTGGCGGATGTCTGCTCGTCTCAGGAGCGTCTTACGCGGCGGAACCGGAGCTGCCACAGCGTCTGCTGGCGAATGCAGCCAGCCGCTTAACGGAGTGGCCGTTAGTCATCTTAGTGGATGACGCCAGCGGCATCGCGAACGACCAAACCAAGTTCTTATGGACCGTGTTCACCCGTTTCAATCCGGCAAGTGATATGTACGCGCAGTCCAGTGTTAACCGTCATCACATCGCTTATGAGGTTCCGATTGTGATTGATGCTCGTATGAAACCGGGATACCCAGATGAGCTGTTTCCGCGGGAAGATATCGTGGAACTCGTGGATCGCCGCTGGAAGGAATATTTCGCATGA
- a CDS encoding Cthe_2314 family HEPN domain-containing protein has protein sequence MLRVLFNEPKRIDSGLLLDAGNAVRTYIELLESKEHSHLASEYPKYHRRAIWSKGFIDALDELEQSKYCCERYAEHISKAFLEEMNPQEIEEYHRFVYFYKNAFIRLFSILDKLGTFMNDLFELKTETLKSRFSYFTVLRRMHEKHIHGSLELQLYNLKMDYKSTLDRLRNQRNMEIHYINAEMLDDLMQKEPIPGERIHVENVKSNVADLQQGFEMVCRTLTIAFSYITASIAKG, from the coding sequence GTGCTGCGAGTATTGTTCAATGAACCGAAACGAATCGATAGCGGACTTCTTCTAGACGCCGGCAACGCGGTGAGAACGTATATTGAGCTGTTGGAATCTAAGGAGCATAGCCACCTAGCATCAGAGTATCCCAAGTACCATAGACGGGCGATCTGGAGCAAGGGGTTTATCGATGCTTTGGATGAGCTGGAACAGAGCAAATATTGCTGTGAGCGTTACGCTGAGCATATCAGTAAGGCATTCTTGGAGGAAATGAATCCGCAAGAGATCGAGGAATATCATCGATTTGTTTATTTTTATAAAAATGCCTTCATTCGCTTGTTTTCGATTTTGGACAAATTGGGCACGTTTATGAATGATCTATTTGAGCTGAAAACAGAGACGCTTAAGTCTCGTTTCTCTTACTTTACCGTACTGCGCCGCATGCATGAAAAACATATTCACGGTTCACTGGAGCTCCAGCTTTATAATCTCAAAATGGATTATAAATCGACATTAGATCGACTGCGCAATCAGCGCAATATGGAGATTCATTATATTAATGCTGAAATGCTGGATGATCTTATGCAAAAAGAACCGATTCCAGGAGAACGAATTCATGTTGAAAATGTGAAATCAAATGTAGCCGATCTTCAGCAGGGATTTGAAATGGTTTGCCGAACCTTAACAATAGCTTTCTCTTATATTACGGCAAGTATTGCAAAGGGGTAA